GGGGACTAACTTGGATAAAAATAGTCGAGCATAAAAATTATCGCCAAGTTTAGcccaaaaatgtgaaatattgattttatcGCATATTAATTTATAgtctttttcatttataaagagattaaatagaattttttttatttttaggggcCAAAGTTAATCTTcccttatattaatttataagaaCTAAAACTGTAACTTTCGGGGCAAGGCCCTGCTTATATGGACAAGTATATAATAgtatttatatatctttaaaaGTTAATGATATGGtactatttttattagtatCTAAAAATCGTATGGCAATTCAATTCATAACAACTTTAACAATCGCTATTGTTATAATTTACAAACCAATAATTCTAGATCCTATAAATCTCGCCATTTTAGGTACCGCCTCTTCCATGTTGTATCCACAAATTATATACTAGCggtaaaaaaatatgtatgcaAAGAAGCCTCATCCTTCAACTCATCTCTGGATTAAAATCCTTTAAGCTGCGCATCTCATGCTAAACACGGGTATATCCACCATTTCAAACCAGTCCAACCAAATCAAATACACGTTCTATACCAACCTTATTTGGATCTTCGCCTTGTGCCATTCCTAGATGAAGATGGACCGGCAGAGTTGTTGACCGAGGAGGAGCTTGCCTCTTCTAATTCTTGTATCACTTGCTTCAAGCTCTCTACCACTTGACTCATCGCCGGTCTTTCTTTCGCGTTTTTGTTTAGGCAGCTATTAGCTAACTTCCCCACTTTTTGAGCCGCATTGAGAGAATAATTGTTCCTAAGTCGAGGGTCTATTATCATGCTGAATCGTTTACTGTCAGGAGGGAACTGTTTCACCCAGTCTAGAAGCTTCTGTTCCGATGTCGGGAGGTTTCTTTCCACTGTTCGTCTCCCTGTGAGGATCTCATAAAGTACCACTCCGAATGTCCATATATCGCTTTGGATTGTGAGGTGGCCGGTTTCAACGTACTCTGGGGCAGCATAGCCATAAGTTCCATACACCTTTTATGAAAAAGCAAACGAGACTTAATGTCAAACACCTTAATTCAACAAATGTATGAAATGCAACATGCTTCTCAAATCAAAACTATTGAAAATGCAACTCCGACCAAATGAGGAAACAAATGCAGCTGGAATATAAGTGGATATAGTGCAACAGTTTAAGATGCTGAAGGTCAGCAGATAGTGGAGGGTAGAGCCAACCAACATGGCTGCAATGCATGAAATACTGTACTCTGATATGTTCTTACCCCTGTTGATACATGAGTACGATCGCCCGTCGGCCCTTCCCTTGCAAGACCAAAATCTGAGAGCTTTGgcctaaaattttcatccaaCAGCACATTCGAAGATTTGAAATCTCGATATATCACCTGTTCAAATAACACAAAAAGATAAAGAGTATGATCcttaaacaaagaaataaccAATGCCAGTCATTAGTTGTAACAGATATTGTAGCAAATTCTTCAAATCTTCCCTTTCCTACCTACCTCTGCTCAAATTCTTACATTTTTCTCTCTCCTACCAAACAAGTCTTAATGTCAtaattttccatgttttttttatcatttgaataaaagaaGATTGTACCTTGACTTCCAATCCCTCATGTAGATAAGCCAGTCCTTCAGCTACACCAAGCATAATCTCTAATCTCATTTTCCAAGGCAACGTGGATGTACTATTAAAAAGATGATCTTCCAAACTCCGATTAGGCATGTATTCGTACACCAACATCCTCTGTATCCCTCGTTCGCCATCTACCGAACAATACCCTATAAGTTTTACTAGGTTCGGATGACTAACCACACCAAGAAATTGAATCTCCGCAAGCCATTCCTTGTGACCCTAAAAAGTTCATGACAATATCATAAGATTCATAAACTAGTTCTACAAATAAATTCCAAAGATTTCAGTATAACCAGCCAATATTAAACAGTGCACAATATATCGCAACCTTAAATAATCCCTTTCTATGTTGTAGCAGGGGTCAATTCTTCAAACATTCAGGAAAGAAAGGTCATATTGTAAAAGGCAACTTATAGGGTATAAACGAAGAAATAGGTGTAGAGTAAGTACCTGCAAACCATGGGCGTTGAGCTTCTTAACAGCAACAACAATAGGATCACCTCGACCACTGAGAGACTTAATTGTTCCCTTATAAACACTCCCAAAACCACCCTCTCCGATCTTTAACTTCCTGTTGAAACAGTTAGTTGCGTCCCTCAACTCGTCTAAAGAGAAAACTCTCAAATTATGCTTTTTCTCTTTATACAACTCCGGTATAGTCCTTGGAGATGGCAAAGATTTCGTTGTTCGACTCAGTGCTGGGTTATCCGATGATTCACTTTGGTTCCTCAACTCAGGAGCAGATCTTGTTTCTCTTTTCTTGCTCTTTGATTTGTCTTTGCCGAATATTGAAAAACACTTCATTtctatcttttaaaaaaaaaaatacccaaAACGAAAAATTCTCCTCAAAATCGTCGCATAAAACTGCAGTCTTTTCCTCACATCCAGATAGAAAAATATGAACTTTGAACAAGGAAAATAAGACCCTTACGAGCAAcaagagaaagggaaaaaaatcgAAGCAACGGAAGAATGACGaaggaaaagtaaaatatatataagtgatGAAGCAACGAAGAAGACAATTGAATAGCTGGAGTGAAACAAAAGCAGAACCCAGCTAAAAAGACtgaaattttaaccaaaacagGGGTACAGAGCAATGAAAAATGCCAAAACCCAGACAAGAAACGGTAAAAAAGAACACAGATGGGAAAAATACTGTTGTACGACACCTGACCAGACACCTCCCTTGGAATAAGGGTAGAAAAATGGGCGTGTTTTAAACGATGAAAATCAAGGCAATGAAAAGGATGGGAGATGAGAAACGAGACCCAGTTtgacaaaacaaaacaatagacggtagtaaaattataaacaaacagACGTATCCTCAATCTATATTTTTCTGCATTCACATTGACGACAGTCCCTTGTTGGATACCGCGAAGTTGTTTTGATTGGAAATAATCTTATTGACATTTtcctgtttttgtttttgtgtggCATTGCAGCAATCCCACGCATAAAGGTGTGTGCACACCAAACATAGGCAAAATGGTTTTTGtagaaaaagaaagcaaaatggTCTACGTTGTTGTTAGTGAAGACAACTGGATAATGCAAAGGGCAGAAATTTCACACTCGAGTAGTTCCCTTTCACATGGGACAACTTTATGCTAGCTTTTCTATAACATGACGTCACCTTCATTAAATTGAAGTTGGGAAAATAGACtctgataaataaaaaaaccattctttaaatgaaacttaaatggGACAAGAGTGGGGCAGAGGATGAGAAGAACAAGTGCTCAACGGGTAAAGGagagttgaaaataaaatttccttttctattatttGGGAGGATATTAAAGGGAGCTCGTGCTAGTGTTATGTGACAAGTCGTTACAAAAGGGTTATCATTAAAGAGCACTTGTAGAATGTGTTGGACATGCACTATGATATAAGGCCGTTACATTTAGGTGAGATTCAATGGTCTTCACACGTGTGTTAATGCTTAAGGAATGTTAACACATAAAAAGTAATTGTCTATAAAAGCATTTGCCAAGTGGATGGACTACCTAAGTTTTTCAGAGGGAAGCGAGTGGTCCTAGTTCATTGTTGAGAATAAGGTCCAGTCACTAAAACGTCTAAGCGGAGTTTTTGAATGTCTTATTATATTGACACATGTCTAAGTCTAGAGAtgatataacaatattttttaataatttaaaaatttattaaattagatagcttcaaattatatatatatattaaaattctaaaatgaatgaataattaagtggacttttatataatttttttctttcatttacaACATGAGTATCACATATATAAATACCACATAATCTAGTATACTATAACAAAGTAAGCTTACATTTTAAGACCACTTTAGTCCGCATGCCTCTCAAAACTTGTAAACaaaccattttaatattattatttaaaatggaAGAAGTGTATGAATGTCCTTTAAAGAGGTGGGTTTACATTTCACAATTCTAAACAAACCCTCctattattctttttataaaataaaaataaaactaaaagagtATAGAGTTTGAATCAAATAATAcatttaattatgtaatttatttaattgaaatttataattttattgtttaattaatataatattgttatgaatattttattgagcaagataagttttgatgtattttaaattaaaatagatatttacttcatttatatttcttatgtTTATAAAATACGTTTTTTTCTTACTctctttctatttattttacaacaaatacagaattattaaattattcttattataaaatttatacaatacaTTTAATTGGGATATATTGATACAAAATTGGGGTTATTAGGAACATTACAATGCTCAACAATCGAGGAAGCCTCAAGATCTTCCTTTGTTCATTAATCACTTTtattaccaaaaaaatattcatgTAGATTCTAAATTAGAGAGTATATAAATCTTATGAAAATGATTAACATTGGAAACAgtactaaaatgaaaaagtgattATATAACTTCACTTACACTTGTTACAACTTTATAATTATGATGATCACATTCTTCTCACATTCATAATATGcttaattaacatatttttgcTCTTTATTCTAGATATGGATGCTactaaatttaatgtttatttgtctatttttaTGTAGGTGCAATACATGTCAAAgagattttagattttaggaTCATtgtatgttaaaattatttttatttatattaaaacattatttatgaatatatcTTATTAGGAGTTTAATTATTGttagtcttttttttaattagataactacttaattttatttaaaagatattaacTAGTGTTAGTAAAATGGGGTTTGATTCAGCTTTATAGCTGAGAAGCAAGGACCCAGGGGGACTTCTGATTTAGGGGGAATTCCTTTTCTTACGTTTCGTTGGTGGACTTCTCCACcatagtttattttcttttcaacattCAATAG
The Gossypium raimondii isolate GPD5lz chromosome 8, ASM2569854v1, whole genome shotgun sequence DNA segment above includes these coding regions:
- the LOC105791986 gene encoding probable serine/threonine-protein kinase PBL19, whose product is MKCFSIFGKDKSKSKKRETRSAPELRNQSESSDNPALSRTTKSLPSPRTIPELYKEKKHNLRVFSLDELRDATNCFNRKLKIGEGGFGSVYKGTIKSLSGRGDPIVVAVKKLNAHGLQGHKEWLAEIQFLGVVSHPNLVKLIGYCSVDGERGIQRMLVYEYMPNRSLEDHLFNSTSTLPWKMRLEIMLGVAEGLAYLHEGLEVKVIYRDFKSSNVLLDENFRPKLSDFGLAREGPTGDRTHVSTGVYGTYGYAAPEYVETGHLTIQSDIWTFGVVLYEILTGRRTVERNLPTSEQKLLDWVKQFPPDSKRFSMIIDPRLRNNYSLNAAQKVGKLANSCLNKNAKERPAMSQVVESLKQVIQELEEASSSSVNNSAGPSSSRNGTRRRSK